One Myxococcales bacterium genomic region harbors:
- a CDS encoding SDR family oxidoreductase gives MALVTGAGSGIGRATALAFAARGLDVVLVGRTEATLFETAGEVMAAAPGVRTLVVPCDVAKSAEVAAMHDRVLADLGTPEVVVNNAGCVVRASIEHTTDADWAEVLGANLDGTFYVTRAFLPALRARERGRFVAVASISSTLGTPKLSAYCAAKWGVVGFTKSLAEELRGSPLAALAVLPGSVDTAMLKGSGFEPRMSASDVASTIVYAGLDAPAAMNGSAIEVFG, from the coding sequence ATCGCCCTCGTCACGGGCGCGGGCAGCGGCATCGGGAGGGCGACGGCGCTCGCGTTCGCCGCGCGAGGGCTCGACGTGGTCCTCGTCGGGCGCACCGAGGCCACCCTCTTCGAGACAGCGGGCGAGGTCATGGCCGCGGCTCCGGGCGTGCGCACGCTGGTCGTCCCGTGCGACGTCGCCAAGAGCGCCGAGGTCGCCGCCATGCACGATCGTGTGCTCGCGGATCTGGGGACCCCGGAGGTCGTCGTGAACAACGCGGGGTGCGTCGTGCGCGCGTCCATCGAGCACACCACGGACGCCGACTGGGCAGAGGTGCTCGGGGCGAACCTCGACGGCACCTTCTACGTGACCCGCGCGTTTTTGCCCGCGCTCCGAGCCCGCGAACGAGGACGCTTCGTGGCCGTCGCGAGCATCTCCTCGACCCTCGGCACACCCAAGCTCTCGGCCTACTGCGCTGCCAAGTGGGGTGTCGTGGGGTTCACCAAGTCGCTCGCCGAGGAGCTCCGTGGCTCTCCGCTCGCGGCGCTCGCCGTGCTCCCCGGCTCGGTCGACACGGCGATGCTGAAGGGCAGCGGCTTCGAGCCACGCATGAGCGCATCCGACGTCGCGTCCACGATCGTGTATGCCGGCCTCGACGCGCCCGCGGCCATGAACGGGAGCGCCATCGAGGTCTTCGGCTGA
- a CDS encoding serine/threonine protein kinase, translating to MDDSSRPGTAKDRYEVVSELATGGMATVYLGRLVGARGFSRTVAVKVMHPQYAKDRAFCDMFVDEARLSARIRHPNVVPTLDVIDDVDRLDIVMEYVEGESLSALLKTCRAEGRLLPRDIACVIVHDLLSGLHAAHEARGEDGEPLSIVHRDVSPQNVLVGVDGLSRVIDFGVAKARGRLHSTHNGEIKGKIPYMPPEQLYGEELDRRVDVYSAGVVLWEALAGKRLYDQPNEAAVVLAITEGRVVPPSTFAEGIPPALDAVVMRALEKSPGDRFATAHDMAAALEDAAPLASRRKVVELVREVAREKLEERSRIVRALESGKSSAARARPADVATVVEGLPASSPSGSARGPALAMSSSPSTSLPSGDRPLRVTVLLAAAMVALAAILLISSLVPRAEVPRASADASPAPPEAAASPSAVVSAAPPPGAPSVAASVPAAPSIDAAAKSAPPRPPTTKKKPDDCNPPYTVDAEGHRHYKVECL from the coding sequence TTGGACGACTCTTCGCGCCCAGGTACCGCAAAAGACCGCTACGAGGTCGTGAGCGAGCTCGCGACCGGCGGTATGGCGACCGTGTACCTGGGGCGGCTCGTGGGCGCGCGCGGGTTCTCTCGCACCGTGGCCGTCAAGGTGATGCACCCGCAGTACGCGAAGGACCGCGCCTTCTGCGACATGTTCGTCGACGAGGCGCGCCTCTCGGCGCGGATTCGGCACCCGAACGTCGTGCCCACGCTCGACGTGATCGACGATGTGGATCGTCTCGATATCGTTATGGAATACGTCGAGGGAGAGTCCCTCTCGGCGCTCCTCAAGACGTGCCGCGCCGAGGGGCGCCTGCTCCCGCGGGACATCGCGTGTGTCATCGTGCACGACCTCCTCTCCGGCTTGCATGCCGCACACGAGGCTCGCGGCGAGGACGGCGAGCCGCTCTCGATCGTGCACCGCGACGTGTCGCCGCAGAACGTGCTCGTCGGGGTCGATGGCCTCTCGCGCGTCATCGATTTCGGCGTCGCGAAGGCGCGCGGAAGGCTGCATTCTACACATAACGGGGAGATCAAGGGCAAGATCCCCTACATGCCGCCCGAGCAGCTCTACGGTGAGGAGCTCGATCGTCGCGTCGACGTGTACTCGGCCGGGGTGGTCCTTTGGGAGGCCCTCGCGGGCAAGCGCCTCTACGACCAGCCGAACGAGGCCGCCGTCGTGCTCGCGATCACCGAGGGCCGCGTGGTCCCCCCGAGCACGTTCGCCGAGGGGATCCCGCCCGCGCTCGACGCGGTGGTGATGCGCGCCCTCGAGAAGAGCCCGGGCGACAGGTTCGCCACCGCGCACGACATGGCCGCGGCGCTCGAGGACGCGGCGCCGCTCGCTTCACGCCGCAAGGTGGTGGAGCTCGTCCGCGAGGTGGCGCGCGAGAAGCTCGAGGAGCGCTCGCGCATCGTGCGCGCCCTCGAGAGCGGCAAGTCGTCGGCGGCGAGAGCCCGTCCGGCCGATGTGGCCACGGTCGTCGAGGGGCTGCCGGCGTCGTCCCCCTCGGGGAGCGCCCGTGGTCCCGCGCTCGCGATGTCCTCGTCCCCGTCGACGTCCCTCCCGTCGGGCGACAGGCCGCTCCGCGTCACGGTGCTCTTGGCGGCGGCGATGGTCGCCCTCGCGGCCATCCTGCTCATTTCGTCGCTCGTTCCCCGCGCGGAGGTGCCGCGAGCGAGCGCCGATGCCTCTCCCGCACCCCCGGAGGCCGCCGCGTCGCCGTCGGCCGTCGTGTCGGCCGCGCCGCCTCCGGGCGCGCCCTCGGTCGCGGCGAGCGTGCCCGCGGCCCCGTCGATCGACGCCGCGGCGAAGAGCGCTCCTCCGCGCCCGCCCACGACGAAGAAGAAGCCCGACGACTGCAACCCTCCCTACACGGTCGACGCCGAAGGGCACCGTCACTACAAGGTCGAGTGTTTGTGA
- a CDS encoding acyl-CoA dehydrogenase family protein → MPPAPSTTDTDELLQALFGRPSPRAGLGDPASTVERAILGGYAARDVGEAFRAGYLAAIARLGGSARPGCLAASEEGGAHPKNIRTRLTPSGEGYVLDGAKTWVTLATEVEELLVVATVGEHEGKTLLRVARVPTGREGVTLTPRPPTPFAPEIVHATATFTGVRVGEDELFPGDGYAEYVKPFRTIEDIHVGAAVLAFLVATARRHAFPSAVLVDLLPLLLAARALASCDPKAPETHVALAGVFAGLSRLLGADTMTAAIETMPEDERGRLRRDLPLLLVAERARALRLTAALEAIARRTSPTP, encoded by the coding sequence ATGCCCCCTGCCCCTTCGACGACCGACACGGACGAGCTGCTCCAAGCGCTCTTCGGGAGACCTTCGCCGCGCGCCGGTCTCGGCGATCCGGCGTCGACCGTGGAGCGCGCGATCCTCGGAGGGTACGCCGCGCGAGACGTGGGCGAGGCGTTTCGCGCGGGATATCTCGCGGCGATCGCGCGGCTCGGGGGGAGCGCGCGGCCCGGGTGCCTCGCGGCGAGCGAAGAGGGCGGCGCGCACCCGAAGAACATTCGCACGAGGCTCACGCCGTCCGGCGAGGGGTACGTGCTCGACGGGGCGAAGACCTGGGTCACCTTGGCCACCGAGGTCGAGGAGCTCTTGGTCGTCGCGACCGTGGGAGAGCACGAGGGGAAGACCCTGCTCCGCGTCGCGCGTGTGCCCACGGGCCGCGAAGGCGTCACGCTCACGCCAAGGCCCCCGACCCCGTTCGCTCCCGAGATCGTGCACGCGACGGCCACCTTCACGGGTGTCCGCGTCGGCGAAGACGAGCTCTTTCCCGGCGACGGCTACGCCGAATATGTCAAACCTTTCCGAACGATAGAGGACATCCACGTGGGCGCGGCGGTGCTCGCGTTCCTCGTCGCGACGGCCCGGCGCCACGCGTTTCCGAGCGCCGTGCTCGTCGACCTCCTGCCGCTGCTCCTCGCCGCGCGCGCGCTCGCCTCGTGCGACCCGAAAGCGCCGGAGACGCACGTCGCGCTCGCCGGTGTGTTCGCGGGGCTCTCGCGCCTCTTGGGGGCGGACACCATGACCGCGGCGATCGAGACCATGCCCGAGGACGAACGCGGAAGGCTACGCCGCGACCTGCCCTTGCTCCTCGTGGCCGAGCGGGCGCGGGCGCTGAGGCTCACCGCGGCGCTCGAGGCCATCGCGAGGCGCACGAGCCCCACACCTTGA
- a CDS encoding tetratricopeptide repeat protein, with protein sequence MDTKRFCVALSMAALVACGGKAVNGPASGPKALPPANPAAVGKMVQGITFAKEPRGRAQGIALLREAVAIDPNLWEAHFDLGLVLAMDSDLSGAEGALKTASSLAPDQEDVAVALAEVRRRRGLTKEAAEGLESFVAQNPQATEARSLLATALRDSGQYEKAIKEAREVLVRKSGDASALSELALCHLAKQERESAKLLARQAIDANPKSAAAHRVMGLVHLGDGDDAAAFASFQKAAQEDPRDTTARLNMGTVLLRAGAYAKAEEQYRAALQVAPDDLDAQVGLAAALRGQAEGKAQNKLDEAKSLLDKVLDKNPKHASALFNLGVLLSDFQKKPDQAKPLFERFLDVAPKAHPARAEAEKRLAQAPKAAPPPPAPAAPAPAKPGGKS encoded by the coding sequence ATGGATACTAAACGATTTTGTGTAGCCCTCTCCATGGCGGCGCTCGTCGCCTGTGGGGGCAAAGCGGTCAACGGTCCGGCCTCCGGTCCGAAGGCGCTCCCTCCGGCGAACCCCGCCGCCGTGGGCAAGATGGTGCAAGGCATCACGTTCGCGAAGGAGCCGCGTGGTCGTGCGCAGGGCATCGCGCTGCTCCGCGAGGCGGTGGCGATCGACCCGAACCTTTGGGAGGCCCACTTCGACCTCGGGCTCGTGCTCGCGATGGACTCCGATCTCTCGGGGGCCGAGGGCGCGCTCAAGACGGCGAGCTCGCTCGCGCCCGATCAAGAAGACGTGGCCGTCGCGCTCGCCGAGGTGCGTCGCCGTCGTGGGCTCACGAAAGAGGCGGCCGAGGGGCTCGAGTCGTTCGTCGCGCAAAACCCGCAGGCCACCGAGGCGCGCTCGCTCCTCGCCACGGCGCTCCGTGACTCGGGGCAGTACGAGAAGGCCATCAAAGAGGCCCGCGAGGTGCTCGTCCGCAAGTCGGGAGACGCCTCGGCGCTCTCGGAGCTCGCGCTCTGTCACCTCGCCAAACAAGAGCGTGAGAGCGCGAAGCTGCTGGCGCGCCAAGCCATCGACGCGAACCCGAAGAGCGCCGCGGCCCACCGCGTGATGGGCCTCGTGCACCTCGGCGACGGCGACGACGCCGCGGCGTTCGCGTCGTTCCAAAAGGCCGCCCAAGAAGACCCACGCGACACGACCGCGCGCCTCAACATGGGCACGGTGCTCCTCCGCGCGGGCGCGTACGCGAAGGCGGAAGAGCAGTACCGCGCCGCCCTCCAAGTGGCCCCGGACGACCTCGACGCGCAGGTCGGCCTCGCCGCGGCGCTCCGCGGGCAAGCCGAGGGAAAGGCTCAAAACAAGCTCGACGAGGCCAAGTCCCTCCTCGACAAGGTGCTCGACAAGAACCCGAAACACGCGAGCGCGCTCTTCAACCTCGGCGTCTTGCTGAGCGATTTCCAGAAGAAGCCCGACCAGGCCAAGCCGCTCTTCGAGCGCTTCCTCGACGTGGCCCCGAAGGCTCATCCTGCGCGCGCCGAGGCCGAAAAACGCCTCGCGCAGGCCCCCAAGGCTGCGCCGCCGCCGCCCGCACCCGCGGCTCCCGCGCCCGCGAAACCCGGAGGGAAGTCGTGA
- a CDS encoding outer membrane beta-barrel domain-containing protein — translation MPRLHPLLQTRPLGRLGRTERFAAASVVALGAILASESRASAQCVDEELKQDLVGGRHYRGVQDRLFQKAFRHEFSVMGGLYAADLYSSSWTLGGAYTFHFSEDLGLEASVAFSRFRTAVTDTYERRYPQVQVEESTDRPGRLYFGHLVWSFAYGKLRWLGGGISRFDFNAALGAGITDDSTAQGVTGSFGLGTKWYFGKWFALRMDARDRVLRETLIGEDHLVNDLVLTFGMSIFAPFGG, via the coding sequence TTGCCTCGTCTCCACCCCCTCCTCCAGACGCGTCCTCTCGGGCGGCTCGGGCGCACCGAGCGCTTCGCGGCGGCGTCGGTCGTGGCGCTCGGGGCCATCCTGGCGAGCGAGTCCCGGGCCTCGGCCCAGTGTGTCGACGAGGAGCTCAAACAAGACCTCGTCGGTGGCCGGCACTACCGCGGCGTGCAGGATCGCCTCTTCCAGAAGGCCTTTCGCCACGAGTTCTCGGTCATGGGCGGCCTCTACGCGGCCGACCTGTACTCCTCGAGCTGGACGCTCGGCGGCGCCTACACCTTCCACTTCTCCGAAGATCTCGGCCTCGAGGCGAGCGTCGCGTTCAGCCGGTTCCGCACCGCGGTGACCGACACGTACGAGCGCCGCTACCCGCAGGTGCAGGTCGAAGAGAGCACCGATCGCCCGGGCCGGCTCTACTTCGGTCACCTCGTGTGGTCGTTCGCGTACGGCAAGCTCCGGTGGCTCGGCGGCGGCATCTCGCGCTTCGATTTCAACGCGGCCCTCGGCGCCGGCATCACCGACGACTCCACCGCGCAAGGTGTCACGGGCAGCTTCGGCCTCGGCACCAAGTGGTACTTCGGCAAGTGGTTCGCGCTCCGCATGGACGCCCGCGACCGCGTGCTCCGCGAGACGCTCATCGGCGAGGACCACCTCGTGAACGACCTCGTGCTCACCTTCGGGATGAGCATCTTCGCCCCGTTCGGCGGCTGA
- a CDS encoding tetratricopeptide repeat protein yields the protein MRTLHLLSAVSVLVIASSASAAPDKKPPVTPPPATAQGAGTLVTTPTTAAPTTSVKAADERTVSAGPSARPVGRVAGREGVKRPEMRGPRLPEEVRKKLRAQLDARVERDLQAIRELRKEAIGLLTTFVDETPKEAREMPEALMRLGELTWETEREAVVDRFRAWEKLPEATRGPAPDPNYGPARALFARVLRDYPWFSQYDLALYVDGFLATEQGKLDEAQARFDRILRDHPRSRFVPDAHMSRAELLFSQKSDYVGALAEYEEVLKFKDSELYGLALFKSAWCLWRLGRSEEAAKRFVGVFEVTDSNKVQGESKKKQLDELQAEALKYLVEVFTEDEKNTASDVYGFLTKIGGDRFAGKVVRALATQFYDQAHYERGIEAYELLLKLEPTSPDAGRWVLQIADGQATLEDWPKLRNTYARALAGYTTGSSWSKAQGDPQNVADTQKQIETHLREHALQLHAKGQKDKSRTELEGAAGLYEVYLSKFAQEKNAYQIEFYVGEIQFHRLGKNTEAATHYMAAARGIPQSEANVEPQKTLRHDALYNAIAALERVRVTELEARKGKPQGAYQETEADKKFAEALELYAQLYPQDPALPELLFRQGRLYYDYGVYDPAVKILGSLVEKFPNSQFSQGAGELILDSFNKSKNYENIEVWARRLKATPSFASAAQQARLDTLIVQAVFKQGEQKSAANDHAGAAQAYLRAAREFPKDPRAAQACVNAELSAQKAGDVTTLKEAAKLVTSREYATRPEAPQGAWIAASTLQAMGLFGDAADLHEAIAQNADKDHPNYQKFEHTKDAGYNAVVLRVATGEHDKAIAAGNKYLAVWGSSAEADEVVFEMGRAHQNAGRNKEAVDLYRRYVGRTKNLDHRVQGLVLLAMAQQKTDDEKGSDLSLKEAVSLGRQRGRELGADGKFYAAKARYMEGEKILRRFDQIQIQGDVKQLSARLKQKAELLKAASTVFLDTVSLGVAEWTTAALYQIGRTYESFAKALRDAPPPSNLSDADKEAYQTQIDEFVVPIEERSLDAYENGWKKAIELGIYNQWTAKMREALGRLNAELYPPFVETGFDVRSKGPAALPAFIDAPRRGGAPAKPPAAASPAPAPAPAPAPVPAKGAK from the coding sequence ATGCGAACGCTCCATCTCCTCTCGGCCGTCTCGGTGCTCGTGATCGCGAGCTCGGCGAGCGCCGCACCCGACAAAAAGCCTCCCGTGACGCCGCCGCCCGCGACCGCTCAAGGGGCCGGCACGCTCGTCACGACGCCGACCACGGCCGCGCCGACCACGAGCGTGAAGGCCGCCGACGAGCGCACCGTGTCGGCCGGTCCCTCGGCTCGGCCGGTGGGGCGTGTGGCTGGACGCGAGGGCGTAAAACGGCCCGAGATGCGCGGACCGCGCCTGCCCGAAGAGGTCCGCAAGAAGCTCCGCGCGCAGCTCGATGCGCGCGTCGAGCGTGATCTCCAGGCTATTCGTGAGCTCCGCAAAGAGGCCATCGGCCTTTTGACCACCTTCGTCGACGAGACCCCGAAAGAGGCGCGTGAGATGCCCGAGGCCCTCATGCGGCTCGGCGAGCTCACCTGGGAGACCGAGCGCGAGGCCGTGGTCGATCGCTTCCGCGCGTGGGAGAAGCTTCCCGAGGCCACACGAGGGCCCGCGCCCGATCCCAACTACGGCCCGGCCCGCGCCCTCTTCGCGCGTGTGCTCCGCGACTACCCGTGGTTCTCGCAGTACGACCTCGCCCTCTACGTCGACGGGTTCCTCGCCACCGAGCAGGGCAAGCTCGACGAGGCCCAAGCGCGCTTCGATCGCATCCTGCGGGATCACCCTCGCTCGCGCTTCGTGCCCGACGCCCACATGTCGCGCGCGGAGCTCCTCTTCTCGCAGAAGAGCGACTACGTGGGCGCGCTCGCCGAGTACGAAGAGGTGCTCAAATTCAAGGACAGCGAGCTCTACGGGCTCGCGCTCTTCAAGAGCGCCTGGTGCCTCTGGCGCCTCGGCCGCTCCGAAGAGGCCGCGAAGCGCTTCGTCGGCGTGTTCGAGGTGACCGACTCGAACAAGGTCCAAGGCGAGAGCAAGAAGAAGCAGCTCGACGAGCTCCAGGCCGAGGCCTTGAAGTACCTCGTCGAGGTCTTCACCGAGGACGAGAAGAACACCGCGTCCGACGTGTACGGGTTCCTCACCAAGATCGGCGGCGACAGGTTCGCGGGCAAGGTGGTGCGCGCGCTCGCGACCCAGTTCTACGATCAAGCGCACTACGAACGAGGCATCGAGGCCTACGAGCTGCTCCTGAAGCTCGAGCCCACGAGCCCCGACGCGGGCCGCTGGGTGCTGCAGATCGCCGACGGTCAGGCCACCCTCGAAGACTGGCCCAAGCTCCGGAACACGTACGCGCGCGCGCTCGCCGGCTACACCACGGGCAGCTCGTGGTCGAAGGCGCAGGGCGATCCGCAGAACGTGGCCGACACGCAGAAGCAGATCGAGACCCACCTTCGTGAGCACGCGCTCCAGCTCCACGCGAAGGGCCAGAAGGACAAGAGCCGCACCGAGCTCGAAGGGGCCGCCGGCCTCTACGAAGTGTATCTCTCGAAATTCGCTCAGGAAAAGAACGCCTATCAGATCGAGTTCTACGTCGGCGAGATCCAGTTCCACAGGCTCGGGAAGAACACCGAGGCGGCCACGCACTACATGGCCGCCGCGAGGGGCATCCCCCAGAGCGAGGCGAACGTCGAGCCTCAGAAGACGCTCCGCCACGACGCCCTCTACAACGCGATCGCCGCGCTCGAGCGTGTGCGCGTGACCGAGCTCGAGGCGCGCAAGGGCAAGCCCCAGGGCGCCTACCAAGAGACCGAGGCCGACAAAAAGTTCGCCGAGGCTCTCGAGCTCTACGCGCAGCTCTACCCGCAAGATCCGGCGCTGCCCGAGCTCCTCTTCCGACAGGGCCGGCTCTATTACGACTACGGCGTCTACGATCCGGCGGTGAAGATCCTGGGCTCGCTCGTCGAGAAATTTCCGAATAGCCAGTTCTCGCAAGGCGCCGGCGAGCTCATCTTGGACTCGTTCAACAAGTCCAAGAACTACGAGAACATCGAGGTGTGGGCGCGGCGCCTCAAGGCGACCCCGAGCTTCGCGTCGGCCGCGCAGCAGGCCCGCCTCGACACGCTCATCGTGCAGGCCGTCTTCAAGCAGGGCGAGCAGAAGTCGGCCGCGAACGATCACGCGGGCGCGGCGCAGGCGTACCTCCGCGCGGCGCGTGAGTTCCCGAAGGACCCTCGCGCGGCGCAGGCCTGCGTGAACGCCGAGCTCTCGGCGCAGAAGGCCGGAGACGTGACCACGCTCAAAGAGGCGGCGAAGCTCGTCACGAGCCGCGAGTACGCGACCCGCCCCGAGGCCCCTCAGGGCGCGTGGATCGCGGCGTCCACGCTCCAGGCCATGGGCCTCTTCGGCGACGCGGCCGACCTCCACGAGGCCATCGCCCAGAACGCCGACAAGGACCACCCGAACTACCAGAAGTTCGAGCACACGAAAGATGCAGGATACAACGCGGTCGTCCTGCGCGTGGCGACGGGCGAGCACGACAAGGCCATCGCCGCGGGCAACAAATACCTCGCCGTGTGGGGCTCGAGCGCCGAGGCCGACGAGGTCGTCTTCGAGATGGGCCGCGCGCACCAGAACGCCGGCCGTAACAAAGAGGCCGTCGATCTCTACCGCCGGTACGTAGGTCGCACGAAGAACCTCGACCACCGCGTGCAAGGCCTCGTGCTGCTCGCCATGGCGCAGCAAAAGACCGACGACGAGAAGGGCTCCGATCTCTCGCTGAAAGAGGCCGTCTCGCTCGGCCGACAGCGCGGGCGCGAGCTCGGCGCCGACGGCAAGTTTTACGCGGCCAAGGCGCGTTACATGGAGGGCGAGAAGATCCTCCGCAGGTTCGATCAGATCCAGATCCAGGGGGACGTGAAGCAGCTCTCGGCGCGCCTCAAGCAGAAGGCCGAGCTCTTGAAGGCCGCGTCCACCGTGTTCCTCGACACGGTCTCCCTCGGCGTGGCCGAGTGGACCACGGCGGCGCTCTACCAGATCGGTCGCACGTACGAGTCGTTCGCCAAGGCGCTCCGCGACGCTCCTCCTCCGTCGAACCTCTCCGACGCCGACAAAGAGGCCTACCAGACGCAGATCGACGAGTTCGTCGTGCCCATCGAGGAGCGCAGCCTCGACGCCTACGAGAACGGCTGGAAGAAGGCGATCGAGCTCGGCATCTACAACCAGTGGACCGCCAAGATGCGCGAGGCCCTCGGGCGCCTCAACGCGGAGCTCTACCCGCCGTTCGTGGAGACGGGCTTCGACGTGCGCTCCAAGGGGCCCGCAGCGTTGCCCGCGTTCATCGATGCCCCGCGACGCGGTGGCGCGCCCGCGAAGCCTCCGGCCGCGGCCTCCCCGGCGCCTGCGCCTGCCCCCGCGCCTGCCCCGGTCCCGGCGAAAGGGGCCAAGTGA
- a CDS encoding LON peptidase substrate-binding domain-containing protein, producing MSSSPPPFDGALDALPLFPLPDVVLFPGVRIPLHVFEPRYRAMLADVLETHRSLAIVRLLPGEDERGLPRIAGVAGGGVILEHQTLPDGRSNILVEGIARLSLDELPFEPPYRRARARVLEDTAGEVPASEHAALVSAATSFARAVRRHDPSFSLRVPDDPDSATLADMCAFQLLVDADVRQRVLEDLRPASRVRRVVEELMVQAAALTRPDPDASRAN from the coding sequence GTGTCTTCGTCGCCTCCTCCCTTCGATGGCGCGCTCGACGCGCTCCCGCTGTTTCCGCTCCCGGACGTCGTGCTCTTCCCGGGGGTGCGGATACCGCTCCATGTGTTCGAGCCGCGGTACCGGGCCATGCTCGCCGACGTGCTCGAGACGCACAGGTCGCTCGCGATCGTGCGCCTCCTCCCCGGCGAGGACGAACGAGGCCTCCCGCGGATCGCCGGCGTGGCCGGCGGAGGGGTGATCCTCGAGCATCAAACGCTCCCCGACGGGCGCTCCAACATCCTCGTCGAGGGCATCGCGCGCCTCTCGCTCGACGAGCTCCCGTTCGAGCCTCCCTACCGTCGCGCGCGGGCGCGTGTGCTCGAAGACACGGCGGGCGAGGTCCCGGCGTCGGAGCACGCCGCCCTCGTGAGCGCAGCTACGTCCTTCGCGCGTGCGGTGCGGAGGCACGATCCATCGTTCTCGCTGCGCGTCCCCGACGACCCCGATTCGGCCACACTCGCCGACATGTGTGCGTTCCAGCTCCTCGTCGACGCGGACGTCCGTCAGCGGGTCCTCGAAGACCTCCGACCGGCCTCGCGCGTGCGCCGCGTCGTGGAGGAGCTCATGGTGCAGGCGGCGGCGCTCACGCGCCCGGATCCGGACGCGAGCCGCGCGAACTGA
- a CDS encoding Rieske (2Fe-2S) protein: MKLVATLPKASLASGAHVRVPYPPYDVLVALVDGVPFAIEDACNHAGASLAPGPRTKDGKCVVCPVHGYVFELTTGKLRSPRGLCGDQRPFVIEDDGEGTLTIWDPFEVVVVP, translated from the coding sequence GTGAAGCTCGTCGCCACACTTCCGAAAGCGAGCCTCGCGTCCGGCGCCCACGTGCGTGTCCCTTACCCTCCGTACGACGTGCTCGTCGCGCTCGTCGACGGCGTGCCCTTCGCGATCGAGGATGCCTGCAACCACGCCGGCGCGAGCCTCGCCCCCGGCCCCCGCACGAAAGACGGCAAGTGCGTCGTCTGCCCCGTGCACGGCTACGTGTTCGAGCTCACCACGGGCAAGCTCCGGAGCCCGCGTGGTCTCTGCGGAGATCAGCGGCCCTTCGTGATCGAGGACGACGGTGAAGGTACGCTCACCATTTGGGACCCTTTCGAGGTCGTCGTCGTTCCCTGA
- a CDS encoding GTP cyclohydrolase I → MGVDRDAAAAHLEAFLRAIGRDPDADEELVDTGRRVTDAFVDELCRGYTIDARLLLREAVITGDAELVCVRDVFVSTTCPHHLMAATGKATIAFAPAGRIVGIGTVVSVVEAYARRLVLQEGLGEEIVEAIDAELRPRWVGCRLVLTHGCMVSRGERAHGSRVETLALRGFAEGDVSGRLMAHQVLGVGRSE, encoded by the coding sequence ATGGGAGTCGATCGCGACGCCGCTGCCGCACACCTCGAGGCCTTCCTCCGCGCCATCGGGCGCGACCCCGACGCCGACGAAGAGCTCGTCGACACGGGGCGCCGCGTGACGGATGCCTTCGTCGACGAGCTGTGCCGCGGGTATACGATCGACGCGCGGCTCCTCCTCCGCGAGGCAGTCATCACCGGTGACGCCGAGCTCGTGTGCGTCCGCGACGTCTTCGTCAGCACGACCTGCCCGCACCACCTCATGGCGGCCACCGGCAAGGCCACGATCGCCTTCGCTCCTGCGGGCCGCATCGTCGGCATCGGCACGGTCGTGTCCGTGGTCGAGGCCTACGCGCGGAGGCTCGTCCTCCAAGAGGGGCTCGGCGAGGAGATCGTCGAAGCCATCGACGCCGAGCTCCGCCCTCGTTGGGTCGGTTGCCGGCTCGTGCTGACCCACGGCTGCATGGTGTCTCGCGGCGAGCGCGCGCACGGATCCCGCGTCGAGACGCTCGCCCTCCGCGGTTTCGCCGAAGGGGACGTGTCGGGGCGCTTGATGGCGCACCAGGTGCTCGGTGTAGGGAGGAGTGAGTGA
- a CDS encoding DUF2071 domain-containing protein: MDRIAPTRRPSARPSGSQTWEKLLFVHYTFPVSLVRPLVPKELELDPWEDGLMWVGIVPFEMKDIRPNFVPFGIDFLETNLRTYVSRKGEPGVFFFSLEASSLLAVEAARFGWGLPYFHADMSLHEHEGVVRYETARRNTNVRSSFEYRVGKELGASKPGTLEHFLLERYLLFTVRDGVVSKGHVHHVPYPAFEAELLSVDDGLVRAAGLPAPEGRPASVHYSPGVEVEVFGPWEERE; encoded by the coding sequence ATGGACCGCATCGCGCCGACCCGAAGGCCCTCGGCCCGCCCCTCGGGCAGCCAGACCTGGGAGAAGCTCCTCTTCGTTCACTACACCTTCCCGGTGTCGCTCGTGCGCCCGCTCGTCCCGAAGGAGCTCGAGCTCGATCCGTGGGAGGACGGTCTCATGTGGGTGGGCATCGTGCCCTTCGAAATGAAGGACATTCGGCCCAATTTCGTCCCCTTCGGGATCGATTTCCTCGAGACGAACCTTCGCACGTACGTGTCCCGCAAGGGCGAGCCGGGCGTGTTCTTCTTCTCGCTCGAGGCAAGCTCGCTCTTGGCCGTCGAGGCCGCGCGCTTCGGGTGGGGGCTCCCGTACTTCCACGCCGACATGAGCCTGCACGAGCACGAGGGCGTCGTGCGCTACGAGACGGCGCGCCGAAACACGAACGTGCGCTCGTCCTTCGAGTACCGCGTGGGCAAGGAGCTCGGCGCGTCGAAGCCAGGAACACTCGAGCACTTCCTCCTCGAGCGTTACCTGCTCTTCACGGTGCGCGACGGCGTCGTGTCGAAGGGGCACGTGCACCACGTCCCGTACCCGGCGTTCGAGGCCGAGCTCCTCTCCGTCGACGATGGCCTCGTGCGCGCGGCCGGGCTCCCCGCTCCCGAGGGGCGTCCCGCGTCGGTGCACTATTCGCCCGGCGTCGAGGTCGAGGTGTTCGGCCCGTGGGAGGAGCGCGAGTAG